In a genomic window of Lycium ferocissimum isolate CSIRO_LF1 chromosome 9, AGI_CSIRO_Lferr_CH_V1, whole genome shotgun sequence:
- the LOC132031458 gene encoding mediator of RNA polymerase II transcription subunit 17 encodes MEKMNGDLQISVDKLPIKRLEFIEEQGAERFPSDIGYDEKTVNLIRRIDFAWAVEREEPSKKQKKNSSSTSSKETSNDQPWKWQSLVENLRLAHQELQVIIDLIHTVETNDAVTVAGMTRPKQLPNEHLSDLAVSMATKLQCFRHLGKYFKQSAKALEQQVAREARFYGALIRLQQNWKVKWHRMVAAASGNEGFYIDLFDTSLYDPAVAFRPSSASVVRIEHDPAGMLAVNVPPNSCRTLQFDFFGASAPSGIIKHSRTKPKGSFEDSSGETKKEKSDDEHVRETHSTLREVHRAIFDEQVFDLVNREAFNPALGADVTGLQENLLRLSIGQRASLSISLVPSTEDDQTASAVDDEHSETAIVSFESIDASKPDEGKLDFKKLGFPNRISFEIYLQQLFHEHVFIKAKKRLSSLGKPQISAQPTKDGPNLLGHFCVSLAHRIFSNKVLAELESLVSRIPYVQLISHPTWHSRTSSWTLSMNVPESILHAGSLSHSSDYVKNVKSHFRTKVMVRDDCISLEGEGAPNVVGLFKGKPDSTCPMNRYDCDLSDLPMVLLQQVASQVIRWLHEEALMVGIKANRDFLSLSFELEQGEMLRLVAHVDPEDIQGCISWWLVMDDGFSGESKLRMDVNNGESETRKFLGYLSLKVLYSTLMDMVSVSSTAGH; translated from the exons ATGGAGAAAATGAACGGCGATCTGCAAATCTCCGTCGATAAACTTCCGATCAAACGGCTAGAATTCATTGAAGAACAAGGCGCCGAACGCTTCCCTTc GGATATAGGATACGATGAGAAGACGGTGAATTTAATACGAAGAATTGATTTTGCATGGGCGGTAGAGAGAGAGGAGCCAAGTAAGAAGCAGAAGAAAAACAGTAGTTCTACTTCTTCGAAGGAGACAAGTAACGATCAGCCATGGAAATGGCAAAGTTTGGTGGAGAATTTGCGATTGGCTCATCAAGAGCTTCAAGTCATTATTGATCTCATTCACACT GTGGAGACAAACGATGCAGTGACAGTGGCTGGCATGACCAGGCCGAAGCAATTGCCTAACGAGCATCTGTCAGATCTTGCTGTGTCTATGGCAACCAAGCTGCAATGCTTCCGT CATTTGGGGAAATACTTTAAGCAATCTGCCAAAGCTTTGGAACAACAAGTGGCTAGAGAAGCAAGATTTTATGGTGCTCTTATCAG ATTGCAGCAAAATTGGAAGGTTAAATGGCATCGGATGGTTGCCGCTGCTTCtggaaatgaagggttttacATTGACTTATTTGACACTTCATTATATGATCCAGCAGTTGCATTTCGCCCATCTTCTGCATCTGTGGTGCGCATTGAGCATGATCCAGCTGGGATGCTGGCTGTGAATGTGCCCCCAAATTCCTGCCGCACTCTTCAATTTGACTTTTTCGGTGCAAGCGCACCTAGTGGCATCATAAAACATAGCAGAACAAAACCAAAGGGGTCTTTTGAGGATTCTTCTGGAGAaactaagaaagaaaaaagtgatGATGAGCATGTGAGAGAAACCCACTCAACCCTCCGTGAAGTTCATCGAGCAATCTTTGATGAACAG GTGTTTGATTTAGTTAATCGTGAAGCATTTAATCCAGCTTTGGGTGCTGATGTGACAGGACTACAAGAAAACTTGTTACGTTTAAGCATAGGTCAAAGAGCTTCCCTGTCCATTTCACTTGTGCCATCTACTGAAGATGATCAGACAGCTAGTGCTGTGGATGATGAACATTCTGAAACTGCTATTGTGTCTTTTGAATCAATTGATGCTTCAAAACCAGATGAAGGGAAACTTGACTTCAAGAAGTTGGGGTTTCCCAATCGAATtagttttgaaatttatttgcaACAACTTTTTCATGAACATGTGTTTATAAAAGCGAAAAAGAGATTATCATCTTTGGGTAAACCTCAAATATCTGCTCAGCCCACGAAAGATGGCCCTAATCTTTTGGGACATTTCTGCGTCTCTCTAGCTCATAGGATCTTCTCAAACAAAGTCCTTGCAGAGCTTGAAAGTCTG GTTAGCCGGATACCATATGTCCAATTGATATCGCATCCCACTTGGCATTCTCGAACATCATCATGGACACTCTCCATGAATGTACCTGAGTCGATTCTCCATGCAGGAAGCCTATCTCACTCATCAGACTATGTAAAGAATGTGAAATCTCACTTTCGTACAAAGGTCATGGTGCGTGATGATTGCATCAGTCTTGAAGGGGAAGGTGCTCCTAATGTTGTTGGCCTCTTCAAAGGAAAGCCTGATAGTACTTGCCCCATGAACAGATATGACTGTGACTTGTCAGATCTTCCAATGGTACTACTACAGCAG GTTGCCAGCCAGGTGATACGGTGGCTTCATGAAGAAGCCCTTATGGTTGGTATCAAAGCAAACAGGGATTTCTTATCCTTGTCATTTGAGCTAGAGCAAGGCGAAATGCTTCGTCTGGTGGCGCACGTGGACCCTGAAGATATTCAAGGATGTATTTCCTGGTGGTTGGTGATGGATGATGGATTCTCTGGAGAAAGCAAACTTCGAATGGACGTTAACAATGGAGAATCTGAAACAAGGAAGTTTTTAGGTTATTTATCTTTGAAAGTGTTATACTCGACCTTAATGGATATGGTCAGCGTAAGTAGTACTGCAGGCCATTGA
- the LOC132031459 gene encoding uncharacterized protein LOC132031459 → MSGGTPVGGGGYVRQRLSQGYGSSGDDLEDDACSRYVSQSYSIPRTRTWTEILENVLWIASAFFIVYYGDRHHNLIFLLWHDDRIRRIPLYIGMFGVGLNVLFFIYTSMLALGVRKSYEKWEISSTAALPFITMLGILSFLLFCYALWPIWSLLTLPLVFTLFMACMVILPYLVLGTFKPQTDLLRTD, encoded by the exons ATGTCTGGTGGAACACCTGTTGGAGGTGGAGGATATGTGAGGCAAAGGCTAAGTCAAGGATATGGTTCGAGTGGCGATGATCTTGAGGATGATGCTTGTTCTAGATATGTATCGCAATCATATTCGATTCCAAGGACAAGAACATGGACTGAGATATTAGAGAATGTTCTTTGGATTGCTTCTGCATTTTTCATTGTATACTATGGTGATCGGCATCATAATTTGATATTCCTTTTGTGGCACGATGATCGAATTAGGAG AATACCACTATACATTGGGATGTTTGGTGTCGGTTTGaatgttttatttttcatatatacaaGTATGTTGGCTTTGGGCGTCCGGAAGTCCTATGAGAAGTGGGAGATTTCCAGCACAGCTGCCCTTCCCTTCATCACTATGCTGGGGATCCTATCTTTTCTCTT GTTCTGTTATGCTCTATGGCCTATTTGGAGCTTGTTAACCCTTCCTCTAGTG TTCACTCTATTCATGGCTTGCATGGTTATACTGCCATATTTGGTTCTCGGGACATTCAAGCCGCAAACAGATTTGCTTCGTACAGATTAG
- the LOC132031460 gene encoding uncharacterized protein LOC132031460 isoform X2 has translation MFRSSLLKAVSKQLSYHPAVTKQLCRHPFQFHSERGMHSRNKKAMEFIAKGWNALQEVDRVIDYCEMNDKRLIPSLKTAKENFELALEADNSNTHARYWLSKLHLKYHVPGACKAVGAALLVEAAEMGDPEAQFELGCRLRVENEYVQSDQQAFYYLEKAVDQLHPGALYLLGAVYLTGDCVKKDVGSALWCFHRASQKGHAGAAVACGSLLLTGVELPESITKFYMKRGSSSRISRRNGVDPELNPIDLAREQFEIAAKAGSDLGFRWLQRLDEELKRLQSS, from the exons ATGTTCAGATCATCCCTTCTAAAGGCTGTGTCTAAACAGCTCAGTTATCATCCAGCTGTCACTAAACAGCTCTGTCGTCATCCTTTCCAGTTTCATTCAGag AGAGGAATGCACAGCAGAAATAAGAAGGCAATGGAGTTCATAGCTAAAGGGTGGAATGCTCTGCAGGAAGTTGATAGAGTAATTGATTACTGTGAGATGAATGACAAACGTCTCATTCCTTCACTTAAG ACAGCAAAGGAGAATTTTGAGTTGGCCCTGGAAGCAGACAACTCAAATACGCATGCGAGATATTGGCTTTCAAAACTTCATCTCAAGTACCATGTCCCTGGGGCATGCAAAGCTGT AGGGGCTGCTTTGTTGGTGGAAGCTGCAGAGATGGGTGATCCAGAAGCTCAATTTGAATTAGGTTGCCGTTTAAGAGTTGAG AATGAGTATGTGCAATCAGATCAGCAAGCATTTTACTACTTGGAGAAGGCTGTTGACCAG TTGCATCCAGGTGCACTTTACCTCTTAGGTGCTGTGTATCTTACTGGGGATTGCGTGAAAAAAGATGTTGGCTCTGCATTGTGGTGCTTCCATAGAGCGTCTCAGAAG GGTCATGCTGGAGCAGCTGTAGCTTGTGGATCCCTTCTACTCACTG GTGTGGAACTTCCAGAATCAATAACAAAATTTTATATGAAGAGGGGGTCATCAAGCAGAATTTCAAGGAGGAATGGAGTTGATCCTGAGCTTAATCCGATTGATCTGGCCCGAGAACAATTTGAAATTGCTGCAAAAGCAGGATCTGACCTTGGATTTAGATGGTTACAAAGACTTGACGAGGAATTGAAACGTCTGCAGTCTTCCTAG
- the LOC132031460 gene encoding uncharacterized protein LOC132031460 isoform X1, giving the protein MDIRFYVGLYIIEIIPIKGRKIMFRSSLLKAVSKQLSYHPAVTKQLCRHPFQFHSERGMHSRNKKAMEFIAKGWNALQEVDRVIDYCEMNDKRLIPSLKTAKENFELALEADNSNTHARYWLSKLHLKYHVPGACKAVGAALLVEAAEMGDPEAQFELGCRLRVENEYVQSDQQAFYYLEKAVDQLHPGALYLLGAVYLTGDCVKKDVGSALWCFHRASQKGHAGAAVACGSLLLTGVELPESITKFYMKRGSSSRISRRNGVDPELNPIDLAREQFEIAAKAGSDLGFRWLQRLDEELKRLQSS; this is encoded by the exons atGGATATAAGATTTTATGttggattgtatattattgaaattatcccTATAAAag GCAGGAAGATAATGTTCAGATCATCCCTTCTAAAGGCTGTGTCTAAACAGCTCAGTTATCATCCAGCTGTCACTAAACAGCTCTGTCGTCATCCTTTCCAGTTTCATTCAGag AGAGGAATGCACAGCAGAAATAAGAAGGCAATGGAGTTCATAGCTAAAGGGTGGAATGCTCTGCAGGAAGTTGATAGAGTAATTGATTACTGTGAGATGAATGACAAACGTCTCATTCCTTCACTTAAG ACAGCAAAGGAGAATTTTGAGTTGGCCCTGGAAGCAGACAACTCAAATACGCATGCGAGATATTGGCTTTCAAAACTTCATCTCAAGTACCATGTCCCTGGGGCATGCAAAGCTGT AGGGGCTGCTTTGTTGGTGGAAGCTGCAGAGATGGGTGATCCAGAAGCTCAATTTGAATTAGGTTGCCGTTTAAGAGTTGAG AATGAGTATGTGCAATCAGATCAGCAAGCATTTTACTACTTGGAGAAGGCTGTTGACCAG TTGCATCCAGGTGCACTTTACCTCTTAGGTGCTGTGTATCTTACTGGGGATTGCGTGAAAAAAGATGTTGGCTCTGCATTGTGGTGCTTCCATAGAGCGTCTCAGAAG GGTCATGCTGGAGCAGCTGTAGCTTGTGGATCCCTTCTACTCACTG GTGTGGAACTTCCAGAATCAATAACAAAATTTTATATGAAGAGGGGGTCATCAAGCAGAATTTCAAGGAGGAATGGAGTTGATCCTGAGCTTAATCCGATTGATCTGGCCCGAGAACAATTTGAAATTGCTGCAAAAGCAGGATCTGACCTTGGATTTAGATGGTTACAAAGACTTGACGAGGAATTGAAACGTCTGCAGTCTTCCTAG